One Heptranchias perlo isolate sHepPer1 unplaced genomic scaffold, sHepPer1.hap1 HAP1_SCAFFOLD_43, whole genome shotgun sequence genomic window carries:
- the LOC137312663 gene encoding zinc finger protein 271-like — protein MEKPWKCGDCGRGFSYSSRLETHRHRHTGERPFTCSVCGKGFTQYSHLIEHQLVHTDKRLFKCSVCEKNFKRKSDLLTHQRIHSGERPFTCSVCGKGFIQSSNLLTHQRIHTGERPFTCSVCGSGFTQSSHLIEHHLVHTDKCLFKCSDCEKSFKRKSDLLTHQRTHTGERPFICSVCGKGFTRSSSLLTHQRVHTGEMPFTCSVCGKRFTRSSHLLRHQQVHFGERPFTCSLCGKGFAQSSTLLTHQRVHTGERPFTCSVCGKSFTQSSTLLTHQRVHTGERPFTCSVCGKEFTCSSGLIEHQLVHTDKRPFKYSNCEKSFKRTWDLMRHERIHTGERTVTCSVCGMRFTQSSHLLSHQRVHM, from the coding sequence atggagaaaccgtggaaatgtggggactgtgggaggggattcagttactcgtcccggctggaaactcatcgacacagacacactggggagaggccgttcacctgctccgtgtgtgggaagggattcactcagtattcccacctcattgaacatcaacttgttcacactgataagagactttttaaatgttctgtctgtgagaagaactttaaaagaaaaagtgatctgctgacacaccaacgcattcacagtggggagaggccgttcacctgctccgtgtgtgggaagggattcattcagtcatccaacctgctgacacaccagcgaattcacactggggagaggccgttcacctgctccgtgtgtgggagcggattcactcaatcttcccacctcattgaacatcaccttgttcacactgataagtgtctttttaaatgttctgactgtgagaagagctttaaaagaaaaagtgatctgctgacacaccaacgtactcacactggggagaggccgttcatctgctccgtgtgtgggaagggatttactcggtcatccagcctactgacacaccagcgagtccacactggggagatgccgttcacctgctctgtgtgtgggaagcgattcactcgatcatcccacctcctgagacatcagcaagttcacttcggggagaggccattcacctgctccctgtgcgggaagggattcgctcagtcatccaccctgctgacacaccagcgagtccacactggggagaggccgttcacctgctccgtgtgtgggaagagctttactcagtcatccaccctgctgacacaccaacgagttcacactggggagaggccattcacctgctctgtgtgtgggaaggaattcacttgttcatccggcctcattgaacaccaacttgttcacactgataagagaccctttaaatattctaactgtgagaagagctttaaaagaacatgggatctgatgagacatgaacgtattcacaccggggagaggacggtcacctgttccgtgtgtggaatgcgattcactcagtcatcccacctgctgagtcaccagcgagttcacatgtga